CCCCACCACCGCAACTTCACTCGACATAGCCTCGATCAACACCCTGCCGAACTGTTCTTTCCAATTACTTTTTGTCAATGACGGTAATACCAGTATATCAATACAGTTAAGACACTCCGGCATCTGTGTGGAACCAACACTACCGAGTAACTTAACCCGTTCTCCAAGCCCACACTGTGTGACAATTTTCTGTAATTCACTCATCCACCCGCCAGTACCTATGATAACGATTCTAGCATCCACTTTATTTTTAATTTCAGCAAATGCTGAGATCAACACTTTAACCCCTTTTTCCTCAACCACACGCCCGATAAACGCAATATTTACAGTCTTACCGCCAATCCCGCGCAGCTCGCGTAGCTTAGCAATCTCAGTATCTGAACGCTTAAAAAACACGCCTGGGTCAACCCCGAACTGCGGAATGAGGAACGTTTTTTTGTTCCACCCTTTTTTCACAAGAATACCACCAGCATCAGAATTCCCTACAATCGCAGCATCGGCTTTAGAAAACACTGTCTGCTCAAAATACGAAAACGGAAACGGATACCTTTTATAAATATTTTGCCAGTTAAAAAATACTGCCTTCACAGATTCTTTTTTAATCCCCATAACGTGATACGTAACAAAACTATACGACTCCTCGTCGATATGCACGATATCCGGTTTAACTTCCTCCAACACTTTACGCAACCCACAGTAAAAATGCAGGTGATTATACCCGCTGAAATACACGGGTAAGGGTATTATCTTAAACAACGGATTATTTAGTGATTCAGGGACGGCTCCACCCCATTTTTTTGGTATCACCAAAGTAAGCTCAACCCCGGCATTAACCATTTCTTCATACTTCTTATGATACGCCGCTACTACAGACGCTTTTGAGATGATTAATACTTTCATATAATCACACCAACTTTTTCCATAATAATTCTGTCAACATCTTAACCTCATTCTCAAAAACTTTGAAAAAGTATATCATGCCAAAATACGCTATGGAAGAAATACCGACATTGATCAATACATGCACACCGCTCAATTGCAATAAACGTACCACAAAAAACATGATTAGTATTGCCCACAAAATCCCTGTTATTTGCTTTTTATCTATAGTAATCTTCACATTTTTCGATAACAATACGTAGTTCATAATTAATAACACAATTTGAGCACCCAGCAACG
The DNA window shown above is from Elusimicrobiota bacterium and carries:
- a CDS encoding glycosyltransferase family 4 protein, with amino-acid sequence MKVLIISKASVVAAYHKKYEEMVNAGVELTLVIPKKWGGAVPESLNNPLFKIIPLPVYFSGYNHLHFYCGLRKVLEEVKPDIVHIDEESYSFVTYHVMGIKKESVKAVFFNWQNIYKRYPFPFSYFEQTVFSKADAAIVGNSDAGGILVKKGWNKKTFLIPQFGVDPGVFFKRSDTEIAKLRELRGIGGKTVNIAFIGRVVEEKGVKVLISAFAEIKNKVDARIVIIGTGGWMSELQKIVTQCGLGERVKLLGSVGSTQMPECLNCIDILVLPSLTKSNWKEQFGRVLIEAMSSEVAVVGSDSGEIPNVIGAAGVVVKENDRYALAEILFKLIDDKDMRLRLGKLGRERVISKYTQKIVAMETLKVYNEVLNG